In Massilia forsythiae, one DNA window encodes the following:
- a CDS encoding PilT/PilU family type 4a pilus ATPase, translated as MAMERLFQLMKEKNASDMFFAVNSPVHIKINGNLIPINQNKLEPENIESLLSQVASPEQMAALARENELNMGISVPNLGRFRLSAFRQRGTISAVFRFVPASIPPLGELGLPAVLSELIMEKRGLLLVVGATGSGKSTTIASMLDHRNERRSGHILTLEDPIEYLFKNRKSIVNQREIGSDAASFEIALRNSLRQAPDCILIGEIRDKDTMAAALAYAQSGHLVLATLHANNSYNALNRIISFYPLENRPALLQDLASSVKAIVSQRLVRAKAGGRRHAAAEVMVNTRYVADLIEKGEIGQIREAMDKSLSPGSQSFEKALLELVNADLITRDEALANADSATNLLWLINNGPDSELAKAEEAPKPAEAPAGPSFTEFTLDG; from the coding sequence ATGGCCATGGAACGCCTGTTCCAACTGATGAAGGAAAAGAACGCGTCCGACATGTTCTTCGCGGTCAACTCCCCGGTTCACATCAAGATCAATGGCAACCTGATCCCGATCAACCAGAACAAGCTGGAACCCGAAAACATCGAGTCCCTGCTGTCGCAAGTCGCCTCACCCGAGCAGATGGCCGCGCTGGCGCGCGAGAACGAGCTGAACATGGGCATCTCGGTGCCGAATCTCGGCCGCTTCCGCCTGTCGGCGTTCCGCCAGCGCGGCACCATCTCGGCCGTGTTCCGCTTCGTGCCGGCCAGCATTCCGCCGCTGGGCGAGCTGGGCCTGCCGGCGGTGCTGTCCGAACTCATCATGGAAAAGCGCGGCCTGCTGCTGGTGGTGGGCGCCACCGGGTCCGGCAAGTCGACCACCATCGCGTCGATGCTGGACCACCGCAACGAGCGCCGGTCCGGCCACATCCTGACGCTGGAAGACCCGATCGAGTACCTGTTCAAGAACAGGAAGTCGATCGTCAACCAGCGCGAGATCGGCAGCGACGCCGCCAGCTTCGAGATCGCGCTGCGCAATTCGCTGCGCCAGGCGCCCGACTGCATCCTGATCGGCGAGATCCGCGACAAGGACACCATGGCCGCCGCCCTCGCCTACGCCCAGTCCGGCCACCTGGTGCTGGCCACACTGCACGCCAACAACAGCTACAACGCGCTGAACCGCATCATCAGCTTCTACCCGCTCGAGAACCGCCCGGCCCTGCTGCAGGACCTGGCATCCAGCGTCAAGGCGATCGTCTCGCAGCGCCTGGTGCGGGCCAAGGCCGGCGGCCGCCGCCACGCCGCCGCCGAGGTGATGGTCAATACGCGCTACGTCGCCGACCTGATCGAAAAGGGAGAAATCGGCCAGATCAGGGAAGCGATGGACAAGAGCCTGTCGCCCGGCTCGCAGTCGTTCGAGAAGGCGCTGCTGGAACTGGTGAACGCCGACCTGATCACGCGCGACGAGGCGCTGGCCAACGCCGACTCGGCCACCAACCTGCTGTGGCTGATCAATAACGGGCCGGACAGCGAGCTGGCCAAGGCCGAGGAAGCCCCCAAGCCGGCAGAGGCGCCGGCCGGGCCGTCGTTCACCGAGTTCACGCTCGACGGCTGA
- the dapD gene encoding 2,3,4,5-tetrahydropyridine-2,6-dicarboxylate N-succinyltransferase translates to MTQQLQTIIDTAWEQRAEISPTSANAEVRDAVSHVIAGLDDGSLRVAQKENGGWNVNQWIKKAVLLSFRLENNVPVEGGGMQFYDKVPTKFAGYSADDFAKGGFRVVPPAVARRGSFIGKNVVLMPSYVNIGAYVDEGTMVDTWATVGSCAQIGKNVHLSGGVGIGGVLEPMQANPTIIEDNCFIGARSEIVEGVIVEENSVISMGVYIGQSTKIFNRETGEVSYGRVPAGSVVVSGSLPSADGSYSLYCAVIVKQVDAKTRAKTGINELLRGI, encoded by the coding sequence ATGACCCAACAGCTCCAGACCATCATCGACACCGCCTGGGAACAGCGCGCCGAGATCAGCCCGACCAGCGCCAACGCCGAAGTGCGCGACGCGGTGTCCCACGTCATCGCCGGCCTCGACGACGGCAGCCTGCGCGTCGCCCAGAAGGAGAACGGCGGCTGGAACGTCAACCAATGGATCAAGAAGGCGGTGCTGCTGTCGTTCCGCCTCGAGAACAACGTGCCGGTCGAAGGCGGCGGCATGCAGTTCTACGACAAGGTCCCGACCAAGTTCGCCGGCTACAGCGCCGACGACTTCGCCAAGGGCGGCTTTCGCGTGGTGCCGCCGGCGGTGGCGCGCCGCGGCTCGTTCATCGGCAAGAACGTGGTCTTGATGCCGTCCTACGTCAACATCGGCGCCTACGTCGACGAAGGCACCATGGTCGACACCTGGGCCACCGTCGGCTCCTGCGCCCAGATCGGCAAGAACGTGCACCTGTCCGGCGGCGTCGGCATCGGCGGCGTGCTGGAACCGATGCAGGCCAATCCGACCATCATCGAAGACAACTGCTTCATCGGCGCCCGCTCGGAAATCGTCGAAGGCGTGATCGTCGAAGAGAACTCGGTGATCTCGATGGGCGTGTACATCGGCCAGTCGACCAAGATCTTCAACCGCGAAACCGGCGAAGTCAGCTACGGCCGCGTGCCGGCGGGTTCGGTGGTGGTATCGGGCAGCCTGCCGTCGGCCGACGGCAGCTACAGCCTGTACTGCGCCGTGATCGTCAAGCAGGTGGATGCCAAGACGCGCGCCAAGACCGGCATCAACGAACTGTTGCGCGGGATTTGA
- a CDS encoding YoaK family protein, giving the protein MPMQYARALTGHDRSRRANRHLGLALAFVAGAANAGGFLAVHQYTSHMTGIVSSAADNLALGAGELVLDAVGAMLSFLLGAACTAVMVHYARRRSLASEYALPLLLEALLMLVFGMLGARLSKVQGLFVPATVMLLCFMMGLQNALMTKLSHAEIRTTHMTGIVTDIGIELGKLLYWNADGGALRPKVLANRERLALLCGLLLSFFAGGVGGALGFKHAGWLATLPLALLLTALAIVPALDDVRRGVRARF; this is encoded by the coding sequence GTGCCGATGCAGTATGCCCGCGCCCTGACCGGCCACGATCGCAGCCGGCGCGCCAACCGCCACCTCGGCCTGGCGCTCGCCTTCGTCGCCGGCGCCGCCAACGCCGGCGGCTTCCTGGCGGTGCACCAGTACACCTCGCACATGACCGGCATCGTGTCGTCGGCGGCCGACAACCTGGCGCTCGGCGCCGGCGAGCTGGTGCTGGACGCGGTCGGCGCCATGCTGTCCTTCCTGCTGGGCGCGGCCTGCACCGCGGTGATGGTGCACTACGCGCGCCGGCGCAGCCTGGCCAGCGAGTACGCGCTGCCGCTGCTGCTGGAGGCGCTGCTGATGCTGGTGTTCGGCATGCTGGGCGCGCGCCTGTCCAAGGTGCAGGGCCTGTTCGTGCCGGCCACGGTGATGCTGCTATGCTTCATGATGGGCCTGCAGAACGCGCTGATGACCAAGCTGTCGCACGCCGAGATCCGCACCACCCACATGACCGGCATCGTCACCGACATCGGCATCGAGCTGGGCAAGCTGCTGTACTGGAACGCCGACGGCGGCGCACTGCGGCCGAAGGTGCTGGCCAACCGCGAGCGCCTGGCGCTGCTGTGCGGCCTGCTGCTGAGCTTCTTCGCCGGCGGCGTCGGCGGCGCGCTCGGCTTCAAGCACGCCGGCTGGCTGGCGACGCTGCCGCTGGCGCTGCTGCTGACGGCGCTGGCGATCGTGCCGGCGCTGGATGATGTGCGCAGAGGGGTCAGAGCCCGGTTTTGA
- the dapC gene encoding succinyldiaminopimelate transaminase, with protein MNPYLDRLHPYPFEKLRQLFAGVTPNAAHAPISLGIGEPKHPTPAFIQKALTHGLGGLAVYPSTHGGEPLRAAIAAWIERRYGVPPLDAATMVLPVNGSREALFGIAHCAIDPTKSDALVMCPNPFYQIYEGAAYLAGATPYFVNSEPGRNFGCDYGSVPDDVWARVQLLYVCSPGNPAGAVLSLEDWRELFALADRHGFVIASDECYSEIYTGATPPLGALEAAHQLGRSGGARPYANLIVFSSLSKRSNVPGMRSGFVAGDPQLLKAFLLYRTYSGGAMSPPVQAASIAAWNDEAHVQENRALYKEKFSLITPLLKEVMDVELPDAGFYLWADVRRSGLSDTEFAKRLYAAYNVTVLPGSYLARDAHGSNPGTGRIRMALVAGVDEGLEAANRIVRFCKDLKAESSTS; from the coding sequence GTGAATCCCTACCTCGACCGCCTGCACCCCTACCCGTTCGAAAAGCTGCGCCAGTTGTTCGCCGGCGTGACGCCGAATGCCGCCCACGCGCCCATCAGCCTGGGCATCGGCGAGCCCAAGCATCCGACGCCCGCCTTCATCCAGAAGGCGCTGACGCACGGCCTGGGCGGCCTGGCCGTGTACCCGAGCACGCACGGCGGCGAGCCGCTGCGCGCCGCGATCGCGGCCTGGATCGAGCGCCGCTACGGCGTGCCGCCGCTGGATGCGGCCACCATGGTGCTGCCGGTGAACGGCTCGCGCGAGGCGCTGTTCGGCATCGCCCACTGCGCGATCGACCCGACGAAATCGGACGCGCTGGTGATGTGCCCGAACCCGTTCTACCAGATCTACGAGGGCGCGGCCTACCTGGCCGGCGCCACGCCGTATTTCGTGAACTCGGAACCGGGCCGCAACTTCGGCTGCGACTACGGCAGCGTACCGGACGACGTGTGGGCGCGCGTGCAGCTGCTGTACGTGTGCTCGCCAGGCAACCCCGCCGGCGCCGTGCTGTCGCTGGAGGACTGGCGCGAGCTGTTCGCGCTGGCCGACCGCCACGGCTTCGTCATCGCGTCCGACGAGTGCTATTCCGAGATCTATACCGGCGCCACGCCGCCGCTGGGGGCGCTGGAAGCGGCGCACCAGCTCGGCCGCAGCGGCGGCGCGCGCCCGTACGCCAACCTGATCGTGTTCTCCAGCCTGTCCAAGCGCTCCAACGTGCCGGGCATGCGCTCCGGCTTCGTGGCCGGCGATCCGCAACTGCTGAAGGCCTTCCTGCTGTACCGGACTTACTCCGGCGGCGCCATGTCGCCGCCCGTGCAGGCGGCCTCGATCGCGGCCTGGAACGACGAGGCGCACGTGCAGGAAAACCGCGCGCTGTACAAGGAAAAGTTCAGCCTGATCACGCCCTTGCTCAAGGAAGTCATGGACGTCGAACTGCCCGATGCCGGTTTCTACCTGTGGGCCGACGTGCGCCGCAGCGGCCTGTCGGACACCGAGTTCGCCAAGCGCCTGTACGCCGCCTATAATGTCACGGTGTTGCCCGGCAGCTACCTTGCACGCGACGCCCACGGCAGCAACCCGGGCACCGGCCGCATCCGCATGGCGCTGGTCGCCGGCGTCGACGAGGGACTGGAAGCGGCCAACCGCATCGTCCGGTTCTGCAAGGACCTCAAGGCAGAGTCCAGCACCTCGTAA